A genomic segment from Corythoichthys intestinalis isolate RoL2023-P3 chromosome 2, ASM3026506v1, whole genome shotgun sequence encodes:
- the ptpn18 gene encoding tyrosine-protein phosphatase non-receptor type 18, with protein sequence MYKVTSPKKEEAILPLSKSDRWKEIHLTFNLYNANGEYSQLTVSGIMSNVTYAVVNKPKQKYPPSENRTSYGSHHYDNDPLVTTLPLYSMVGPSEGAWSSAGLAELSSGASLESVSGTHNDYEEVSTSVTEISNKSVRDSLEYNYRVQKPRGPRPPPPAWT encoded by the exons ATGTACAAGGTGACATCACCCAAAAAAGAGGAAGCAATACTTCCTCTAAGCAAATCGGACCGTTGGAAAGAAATTCACCTCACTTTTAATCTTTACAATGCGAATGGAGAATACAGTCAACTAACAG TGAGTGGCATAATGAGTAACGTGACGTACGCTGTGGTCAACAAGCCTAAACAAAAGTACCCACCGTCTGAAAACAG AACTTCATATGGCTCTCATCACTATGACAACGATCCATTAGTGACAACATTGCCATTGTACAGTATGGTCGGACCCTCAGAGGGCGCCTGGAGCTCTGCAGGTTTAGCAGAATTATCGTCTGGCGCTAGTTTGGAGTCTGTATCAG GCACGCACAACGATTACGAAGAGGTTTCTACCTCAGTGACGGAAATTTCCAACAAGTCTGTGCGTGATAGCCTTG AATATAATTACCGGGTTCAGAAGCCAAGAGGACCCAGACCACCACCTCCTGCTTGGACATAA